A section of the Papio anubis isolate 15944 chromosome 16, Panubis1.0, whole genome shotgun sequence genome encodes:
- the OTOR gene encoding otoraplin, which produces MARILLLFLPGLVAVCAVHGIFMDRLASKKLCADDECVYTISLARAQEDYNAPDCRFINVKKGQQIYVYSKLVKENEAGEFWAGSVYGDGQDEMGVVGYFPSNLVKEQRVYQEATKEVPTTDIDFFCE; this is translated from the exons atgGCAAGAATATTGTTACTTTTCCTCCCGGGTCTTGTGGCTGTGTGTGCTGTGCATGGAATATTTATGGACCGTCTAGCTTCCAAGAAGCTCTGTGCAGATGATGAGTGTGTCT ataCTATTTCTCTGGCTAGAGCTCAAGAAGATTATAATGCCCCGGACTGTAGATTCATTAATGTTAAAAAAGGGCAGCAGATCTATGTGTACTCAAAGCTGGTAAAAGAAAACGAAGCTGGAGAATTTTGGGCTGGCAGT GTTTATGGTGATGGCCAGGACGAGATGGGAGTCGTGGGTTATTTCCCCAGCAACTTGGTCAAGGAGCAGCGTGTGTACCAGGAAGCTACCAAGGAAGTTCCCACCACG gaTATTGACTTCTTCTGCGAGTAA